A single genomic interval of Polaribacter vadi harbors:
- a CDS encoding YdeI/OmpD-associated family protein: MILKSSIFKITHIDIYNIFIPKEIYTSFADKNMSRVKVKLFFNDKILDFYAAVKRDKNSGNFKMMFSKQKQKELNLSLGDEFEMQLFEDTSKYGVDVPEELEEVFLTDYEAFKIFETLTKGKQRSIIYGLKRFKTSQQKIDKALIMCENLKRRNFEPIKMFKLE, translated from the coding sequence ATGATTTTAAAAAGCTCAATATTTAAAATTACACATATAGATATTTACAATATTTTTATTCCAAAAGAAATTTATACGTCTTTTGCAGATAAAAACATGAGTCGTGTAAAAGTAAAACTCTTCTTTAATGATAAAATTTTAGACTTTTATGCAGCTGTAAAAAGAGATAAAAATTCTGGAAATTTTAAAATGATGTTTAGCAAGCAGAAACAAAAAGAGCTTAATTTATCTTTAGGTGATGAATTTGAAATGCAACTTTTTGAAGATACTTCTAAATACGGAGTGGATGTTCCTGAAGAATTAGAAGAAGTATTCTTAACAGATTATGAAGCTTTTAAAATTTTTGAAACGCTCACAAAAGGCAAACAAAGAAGTATAATTTATGGTTTGAAACGTTTTAAAACAAGTCAACAAAAAATTGACAAAGCTTTAATTATGTGCGAAAATTTAAAGAGAAGAAATTTTGAGCCAATAAAAATGTTTAAGTTGGAGTAA
- a CDS encoding vWA domain-containing protein, which produces MKNKNKRNGFVFTTYEADKQSPFEKLFDIFKELITHTSGDFDEAIDWLRSLDKEYNLTDENYTIDDFIEDLKKKGYIKEEIKGDGTGGTKITSKTERAIRQQALNQIFGKIKRSGAGNHKSKSPGIGDEHTGDFRAYQFGDALDKVSMTESIRNAQINNGIDNFNLTENDLVVEETMHKSQMSTVLMIDISHSMILYGEDRITPAKKVAMALAELITTRYPKDTLDIIVFGNDSWPIKIKDLPYLQVGPYHTNTVAGLQLAMDLLRRKRNTNKQIFMITDGKPSCLRLPDGQYYKNSNGLDKYIVDKCYGMAQQARKLHIPITTFMIAQDPYLMQFVKAFTQANQGKAFYTGLKGLGEMIFEDYETNRKKRLRG; this is translated from the coding sequence ATGAAAAACAAGAATAAAAGAAACGGTTTTGTCTTTACTACTTATGAGGCAGATAAACAGTCGCCTTTTGAGAAATTATTTGATATTTTTAAAGAATTAATAACCCATACTTCTGGAGATTTTGATGAAGCTATAGATTGGTTACGTTCTTTAGATAAAGAATATAATTTAACAGACGAAAATTATACAATTGATGATTTTATTGAAGATCTTAAAAAGAAAGGTTATATAAAAGAAGAAATAAAAGGAGATGGAACTGGAGGTACAAAAATTACTTCTAAAACAGAACGTGCAATTCGTCAGCAAGCTTTAAATCAGATTTTTGGTAAGATAAAAAGGAGTGGTGCTGGAAATCATAAAAGTAAATCTCCAGGAATAGGAGATGAGCACACAGGAGATTTTAGAGCCTATCAATTTGGTGATGCTTTAGATAAAGTTTCTATGACTGAAAGTATTAGAAACGCCCAAATTAATAACGGAATTGATAATTTTAATTTAACTGAAAACGATTTGGTGGTGGAAGAAACCATGCATAAAAGCCAAATGAGTACAGTTTTAATGATTGATATTAGTCACTCTATGATTTTATATGGTGAGGATAGAATTACACCAGCCAAAAAAGTAGCGATGGCTTTGGCTGAATTAATTACAACTCGCTATCCAAAAGATACCTTAGATATTATTGTGTTTGGAAACGATTCTTGGCCTATAAAGATTAAAGATTTACCATATTTACAAGTAGGGCCTTATCACACAAATACAGTTGCTGGTTTGCAATTGGCAATGGATTTATTGAGAAGAAAACGAAATACCAACAAACAAATTTTTATGATTACTGATGGAAAACCAAGTTGCTTACGTTTGCCTGATGGACAGTATTATAAAAACAGTAATGGTTTGGATAAATATATTGTTGATAAATGTTATGGAATGGCACAACAAGCCAGGAAATTACACATACCAATTACCACTTTTATGATTGCACAAGACCCATATTTAATGCAATTTGTAAAAGCATTTACACAAGCAAATCAAGGAAAAGCATTTTACACTGGCCTAAAAGGTTTAGGAGAAATGATTTTTGAAGATTATGAAACAAATAGAAAGAAAAGATTAAGAGGATAA
- a CDS encoding endonuclease/exonuclease/phosphatase family protein, with translation MFKKFLIGFGMLAILLTITPFIAVDYWWIRAFDFPHIQLTFLTALAIVTYFIKFDFKSKKDYIFMTILVGCCVFQFAKIYPYTAFAGYDVLNASENTDNSIKILTANVLQKNKKSQKIINEINVLKPDIILLTEVNKRWLNELNKSATNSYRYKHEIPLDNAYGMALYSNLELINPQTKYLVSDSIPSIEVKVILKGGDTIQMYAIHPTPPMPQENSMSTDRDTEMMFTAKMSLESDLPVIVLGDFNDVAWSETSQLFKNVSELLDARIGRGLFNTYSADSYILKWPLDHIFISKEFRVKKMEVREDIHSDHYPLYTDFSFEPEKAFEQKPKQVDKEDLKAANDQIKNFEKNDPRTKKLNK, from the coding sequence ATGTTTAAGAAATTTTTGATTGGTTTTGGTATGTTAGCAATTCTGTTAACAATTACGCCATTTATAGCAGTAGATTATTGGTGGATTAGAGCTTTTGATTTTCCTCATATTCAATTAACTTTTTTAACAGCTTTAGCCATTGTCACTTATTTTATTAAGTTTGATTTTAAAAGTAAAAAGGATTATATTTTTATGACAATACTTGTAGGTTGTTGTGTTTTTCAATTCGCAAAAATTTATCCTTACACAGCTTTTGCAGGTTATGATGTTTTAAACGCGTCAGAAAATACAGACAATTCTATTAAGATTTTAACTGCGAATGTTTTGCAAAAAAATAAAAAATCGCAAAAAATTATAAACGAAATCAATGTATTAAAACCAGACATTATTTTATTAACAGAAGTAAATAAAAGATGGTTAAATGAATTAAATAAAAGTGCTACAAATTCTTATAGGTACAAACACGAAATTCCTTTAGATAATGCTTATGGAATGGCTTTGTATTCTAATTTAGAGTTGATAAATCCGCAGACTAAATACTTGGTGAGCGACAGTATTCCATCTATAGAGGTAAAAGTTATTTTAAAAGGTGGAGATACAATTCAAATGTATGCAATTCATCCAACTCCTCCTATGCCTCAAGAAAACTCTATGTCTACTGATAGAGATACAGAAATGATGTTTACTGCAAAAATGAGTTTAGAGTCTGATTTACCAGTAATTGTTTTGGGCGATTTTAATGATGTTGCTTGGTCTGAAACTTCTCAATTATTTAAAAATGTAAGTGAACTATTAGATGCTAGAATTGGTAGAGGTTTGTTTAATACCTATTCTGCAGATAGTTATATTTTAAAATGGCCTTTAGATCATATTTTTATCTCCAAAGAATTTAGAGTTAAAAAAATGGAAGTTAGAGAGGATATACATTCTGATCACTATCCTTTATATACAGATTTTAGTTTTGAACCAGAAAAAGCTTTTGAGCAAAAACCAAAACAAGTAGACAAAGAAGATTTAAAAGCAGCAAATGATCAAATTAAAAACTTCGAAAAGAATGATCCTCGAACAAAAAAGCTCAATAAATAA
- a CDS encoding DUF6686 family protein, with protein sequence MCKNSKIISSVKNGEISLCKGCKVYAVTFKNIFFQFTSDQLKKFKSYVAQIDVNYWLDYNSCSTQKRKIPIPTSHENLILIFDMHEIKELQTLLEIDQKNLIKIISPSEIDVPLILN encoded by the coding sequence ATGTGCAAAAATTCAAAAATAATATCTAGTGTTAAAAATGGAGAAATATCCCTATGTAAAGGTTGTAAAGTTTATGCTGTAACTTTTAAAAATATTTTCTTTCAATTTACGAGTGATCAATTAAAAAAGTTTAAATCTTACGTTGCTCAAATCGATGTAAATTATTGGTTAGATTATAATTCGTGCTCTACTCAAAAAAGAAAAATTCCTATTCCAACTTCTCATGAAAATTTAATTTTAATTTTTGATATGCATGAAATTAAAGAATTGCAAACTTTATTAGAAATTGATCAAAAAAACCTCATCAAAATAATTTCACCTTCAGAAATTGATGTCCCTTTAATTTTAAATTGA
- a CDS encoding zinc-dependent metalloprotease: MKIVTSTRFKVVCTLFLTLAVTGVQNTNAQFWKKKKKETPTQKAVPKKKDKTIADLTKSSKKIEGLFTIYQDTVTGSVKLLVKEDQLNKDFIYFSQIANGVTESGAFRGSFRANSVFHVIKYFNRLEFLAPNTAFYFDKNSALSKSSEANISDAVLASGKLLASDDEKGEYLIDADGLFLSETFTRIKQPRFPGQSPFAFSLGSLDKNKSKINEIKNYPENTNIKTEYVYSNPAVINGGSQAVTDGRSVSIKVFHTFMNMPESDYKPRMDDARVGYFLTQTNDMTTTATINYRDMIHRWKLVKKNPDAAISEPVTPITWWMEKSTPVEWRETIKEGVLAWNEAFEKAGFKNAMAVKMQPDSATWDAGDVRYNVLRWTSSPNPPFGGYGPSFVNPRTGEILGADIMLEFVHFTNRVFADKLYNNAAANMNLETSQELEVKKYLAKNNLLFCSAGHIMHENLQLGTAVLQATGATELEMEGIKKEGMKSLIMHEVGHTLGLNHNMKASILYTPEQLADANFIKGKALTGSVMDYAGINITNDRSKQGQYYDMAVGPYDVWAIQFGYTPFKNESERNTLLEKSTEPQLIFGNDADDMRAPGKAIDPRVMIGDLSSDQITYSVNRFELVNDMMKNLKTQFTKKGETFEELRRAFYTLHSQTAIAGGVVSRFIGGVYVDRATFGQDGATQPFTPVSLKDQKRAMNALEKYIFAPNSFDTPNEVYNYLARQRRGYNFFSGTEDPKIHEQVLAYQTSILAHIMHPNTLQRLSNSELYGNEYKLSAFMTDLNNMMFVADINGSVNSFRQNLQAAYTKQLIEIVSGKASSRFTVASRSMAIYNLEKIKSWVSNNRGDVATKAHKNHLKTLITNAMKEIK, encoded by the coding sequence ATGAAAATAGTAACATCTACAAGATTCAAAGTTGTATGTACATTGTTTTTAACCCTGGCAGTAACTGGCGTTCAAAATACAAATGCACAATTTTGGAAAAAAAAGAAAAAAGAAACTCCAACTCAAAAAGCTGTACCCAAAAAGAAAGATAAAACAATTGCTGATTTAACAAAAAGTAGTAAAAAAATTGAAGGTTTATTTACTATTTATCAAGATACAGTTACTGGGAGTGTAAAATTATTGGTAAAAGAAGACCAGCTAAACAAAGACTTTATTTACTTTTCTCAAATTGCCAATGGAGTTACAGAATCAGGTGCTTTTAGAGGTTCTTTTAGAGCAAATTCTGTATTCCATGTTATAAAATATTTTAATCGATTAGAGTTTTTAGCTCCAAACACTGCCTTTTATTTTGATAAAAACAGTGCACTTTCAAAATCTTCTGAAGCTAATATTAGTGATGCTGTGCTTGCAAGTGGTAAACTTTTAGCCTCTGATGATGAAAAAGGCGAATATTTAATTGATGCTGATGGTTTATTCTTATCAGAAACATTTACAAGAATTAAACAACCAAGATTTCCTGGTCAATCTCCTTTCGCTTTTAGTTTAGGAAGTTTAGATAAAAACAAATCTAAAATAAACGAAATTAAAAACTACCCAGAAAACACCAACATAAAAACAGAATATGTGTATAGCAATCCTGCTGTAATAAATGGTGGTTCTCAAGCAGTAACAGATGGTAGAAGTGTTTCTATTAAGGTTTTTCATACGTTTATGAATATGCCAGAAAGCGATTACAAACCTAGAATGGATGATGCTAGAGTTGGTTACTTTTTAACGCAAACAAATGATATGACAACCACTGCAACTATTAATTATAGAGATATGATTCATAGATGGAAGTTGGTAAAGAAAAATCCAGATGCTGCAATTTCTGAACCTGTTACTCCAATTACTTGGTGGATGGAAAAATCGACTCCTGTTGAGTGGAGAGAAACTATTAAAGAAGGTGTTTTAGCTTGGAACGAAGCCTTTGAAAAAGCGGGTTTTAAAAATGCAATGGCTGTAAAAATGCAACCAGATAGTGCAACTTGGGATGCTGGAGATGTAAGATATAATGTTTTACGTTGGACGTCTTCTCCTAATCCTCCTTTTGGTGGTTATGGACCAAGTTTTGTAAATCCTAGAACTGGAGAAATTTTAGGTGCAGACATTATGTTAGAATTTGTACATTTTACAAACCGTGTTTTTGCTGATAAATTATATAATAATGCAGCTGCAAACATGAATTTGGAAACTTCTCAAGAATTAGAAGTTAAAAAATATTTAGCTAAAAATAACTTATTATTTTGTTCTGCTGGTCATATTATGCACGAGAATTTACAACTTGGAACTGCTGTTTTACAAGCTACTGGAGCAACTGAGTTAGAAATGGAAGGTATTAAAAAAGAAGGAATGAAATCTTTAATAATGCACGAAGTTGGGCATACTTTAGGATTAAATCATAATATGAAAGCAAGTATTTTATATACTCCAGAACAATTAGCAGATGCAAATTTTATTAAAGGAAAAGCTTTAACTGGATCTGTAATGGATTATGCAGGTATTAATATTACCAATGATAGAAGCAAACAAGGACAATATTATGACATGGCTGTAGGTCCTTATGATGTTTGGGCAATTCAATTTGGATATACGCCTTTTAAAAATGAATCAGAAAGAAATACTTTGTTAGAAAAATCTACAGAACCTCAACTAATTTTTGGGAATGATGCAGATGATATGCGTGCTCCAGGAAAAGCAATTGATCCAAGAGTTATGATTGGAGATTTATCTAGCGATCAAATTACTTATTCCGTAAATAGGTTTGAATTGGTAAATGACATGATGAAAAACTTGAAAACGCAATTCACTAAAAAAGGAGAAACTTTTGAAGAGTTAAGAAGAGCTTTTTATACATTACATAGTCAAACTGCAATTGCTGGTGGTGTAGTATCTAGATTTATTGGAGGTGTGTATGTTGATAGAGCTACTTTTGGGCAAGATGGAGCTACACAACCTTTTACTCCAGTAAGTTTAAAAGATCAAAAAAGAGCAATGAATGCTTTAGAAAAATACATTTTTGCTCCTAATTCTTTTGATACTCCAAATGAAGTTTACAACTATTTAGCAAGACAAAGAAGAGGTTACAATTTCTTTAGCGGAACTGAAGACCCTAAAATTCATGAGCAAGTTTTAGCCTATCAAACTAGTATTTTAGCACATATTATGCATCCAAATACATTACAAAGATTGTCTAATTCAGAATTGTATGGTAATGAATATAAATTATCTGCTTTTATGACCGATTTAAATAATATGATGTTTGTTGCTGATATTAATGGAAGTGTAAATTCTTTCCGTCAAAATTTACAAGCTGCTTATACAAAACAATTAATCGAGATAGTTTCTGGAAAAGCAAGTAGCAGATTTACTGTAGCCTCTAGATCTATGGCAATTTATAACTTAGAGAAAATTAAATCTTGGGTAAGTAATAACAGAGGTGATGTTGCTACAAAAGCACATAAAAACCACTTAAAAACGTTGATTACAAATGCAATGAAAGAAATAAAATAA
- a CDS encoding GH3 family domain-containing protein: protein MAILGNIIKGVINLTDTFSFESNPIENQEKVLKNLLETAKNTKFGEKYHFKTILLSDDLQESFADEVPYFDYNKINKKWWSKLHKGKTDVTWPGTPSYFALSSGTTGKKSKRIPVTDEMIDAIKSSGIKQVTSLSNFDLPADFFEKEIMMLGSSTDLKEKNDHLEGEISGISASNIPFWFKGYYKPGEEIAKIDDWDERVANIAENAKTWDIGALSGIPAWIELMMKEVIKYHNVENIHEVWPNLQVYTSGGVAFSPYEKSFNALLGKPVTVIDTYLASEGYIATQIRPDANAMQLNTENGIYFEFVPMNPDYIKEDGSLKKSAPAISIKDVELDQDYILIISTVSGAWRYLIGDTIAFTDIEKAEIKITGRTKFFLNTVGSQLSVNKMDDAMKHLEETYNTEITEYTICAKRFEDGEFYHSWYLGTDLNADENEVADTLDTFLKDANKNYKVARSKALKGVKVKIIPQEKFYEWSDKNKKKGGQVKMERVMKEDKFAEWEEFVN, encoded by the coding sequence ATGGCTATTTTAGGAAACATTATTAAAGGCGTTATCAACCTAACAGATACATTTTCATTTGAATCTAACCCAATTGAAAATCAAGAAAAAGTATTGAAAAACTTATTAGAAACTGCTAAAAACACCAAATTCGGAGAAAAATATCACTTTAAAACAATTTTATTAAGTGATGATTTACAAGAATCTTTTGCAGATGAAGTGCCATATTTTGATTACAATAAAATCAACAAAAAATGGTGGAGTAAATTACACAAAGGTAAAACTGATGTAACTTGGCCAGGAACACCTTCTTATTTTGCTTTAAGCTCTGGAACCACAGGAAAAAAAAGTAAAAGAATTCCTGTAACAGATGAAATGATAGACGCCATAAAAAGTTCTGGCATTAAGCAAGTAACTTCTTTAAGCAATTTTGATTTACCAGCAGATTTTTTTGAAAAAGAAATTATGATGTTGGGTAGTTCTACAGATTTAAAAGAAAAAAACGATCATTTAGAAGGAGAAATCAGCGGAATTAGTGCAAGTAATATTCCTTTTTGGTTTAAAGGATATTACAAACCTGGAGAAGAAATTGCTAAAATTGATGATTGGGATGAACGTGTTGCAAACATCGCAGAAAATGCAAAAACTTGGGATATTGGTGCTTTAAGTGGGATTCCTGCTTGGATTGAGTTGATGATGAAGGAAGTGATTAAATATCATAATGTAGAAAACATTCACGAAGTTTGGCCAAACTTACAAGTGTACACTTCTGGTGGAGTTGCTTTTAGCCCTTATGAAAAAAGTTTTAATGCACTTTTAGGAAAACCAGTTACAGTAATTGACACTTATTTAGCCTCTGAAGGTTACATTGCCACACAAATAAGACCAGATGCAAATGCCATGCAATTAAATACCGAAAACGGAATTTATTTTGAGTTTGTACCTATGAATCCAGATTATATAAAAGAGGATGGTTCTTTAAAGAAAAGTGCGCCTGCAATTTCTATTAAAGACGTGGAATTAGACCAAGATTATATTTTAATTATTAGTACAGTTTCTGGTGCTTGGCGTTATTTAATTGGTGATACAATTGCTTTTACAGATATTGAAAAAGCAGAAATTAAAATTACAGGAAGAACTAAATTCTTTTTAAATACAGTGGGTTCGCAATTATCTGTTAATAAAATGGATGATGCCATGAAGCATTTAGAAGAAACATATAACACAGAAATTACAGAATATACAATTTGTGCAAAACGTTTTGAAGATGGTGAATTTTATCACTCTTGGTATTTAGGAACCGATTTAAATGCTGATGAAAATGAAGTTGCAGATACTTTAGATACTTTCTTAAAAGATGCCAATAAAAATTATAAAGTTGCCAGAAGTAAAGCTTTAAAAGGAGTTAAAGTAAAAATAATTCCTCAAGAAAAATTTTATGAATGGAGTGATAAAAACAAGAAAAAAGGTGGCCAAGTAAAAATGGAACGTGTTATGAAAGAAGATAAATTTGCTGAATGGGAAGAGTTTGTAAACTAA
- a CDS encoding magnesium chelatase, producing the protein MIENINTFGELVKSGYKSKSIKDELRENLISKMMSKETVFKGIHGYENTVIPELERAILSRHNINLLGLRGQAKTRLARLMVDLLDEYIPVVEGSEINDDPLNPISRFAKELIDEKGDETPIYWLHRSERFAEKLATPDVTVADIIGDVDPIKAANLKLSYADDRVIHYGMIPRANRCIFVINELPDLQARIQVALFNILQEGDIQIRGFKLRLPLDMQFVFTANPEDYTNRGSIVTPLKDRIGSQILTHYPEDIETAKTITQQETDKASAQKEFIQVPELARDLLEQIVFEARESEFIDAKSGVSARLSITAFENLLSTAERRALLSGDSKTMIRLNDFDGIIPAITGKVELVYEGEQEGAQVVAETLIKNAIKTLFPTYFPEIKKLEKQSAETPYDDIISWFFNADEDFELLDEHTEQEYKNELDKITPLNAFLEKHQPNMNTVDGYFVKEFILWALVEFKKLSKHRFAEGTQFRDPYGNFMSGL; encoded by the coding sequence ATGATAGAAAACATAAATACATTCGGAGAATTAGTAAAATCAGGATACAAATCAAAATCAATTAAAGACGAGTTACGTGAAAACTTAATCAGTAAAATGATGAGTAAAGAAACCGTTTTTAAAGGAATTCATGGTTATGAAAATACAGTAATTCCTGAATTAGAAAGAGCAATTTTAAGCAGACATAATATTAATTTATTAGGGTTAAGAGGACAAGCAAAAACTCGTTTGGCAAGATTAATGGTCGATTTATTGGATGAATATATTCCAGTTGTGGAAGGTTCAGAAATTAATGACGATCCCTTAAATCCTATTTCAAGATTTGCAAAAGAATTAATTGACGAAAAAGGAGATGAAACTCCAATTTATTGGTTGCATAGAAGTGAGCGTTTTGCAGAAAAATTAGCAACTCCAGATGTTACTGTTGCAGATATTATTGGAGATGTAGACCCTATAAAAGCAGCAAACTTAAAATTAAGTTATGCAGATGATAGAGTAATTCATTATGGAATGATTCCAAGAGCAAACAGATGTATTTTTGTGATTAATGAATTGCCAGATTTACAAGCTAGAATTCAAGTTGCTTTGTTTAATATTTTGCAAGAAGGAGACATTCAGATTCGTGGTTTTAAATTGCGTTTGCCTTTAGATATGCAGTTTGTTTTTACTGCAAATCCAGAAGATTACACCAATAGAGGAAGTATTGTAACTCCTTTAAAAGACAGGATTGGTTCGCAAATTTTAACACATTATCCAGAAGATATAGAAACTGCCAAAACAATTACACAACAAGAAACAGATAAAGCTAGTGCACAAAAAGAATTTATTCAAGTGCCAGAATTAGCAAGAGATTTGTTAGAGCAAATTGTTTTTGAAGCAAGAGAAAGCGAATTTATTGATGCAAAAAGTGGTGTGAGTGCGCGTTTAAGTATTACAGCTTTTGAAAACTTGTTAAGTACAGCAGAAAGACGAGCATTATTGTCTGGAGATTCTAAAACGATGATTCGTTTAAATGATTTTGACGGAATTATTCCTGCAATTACTGGAAAAGTAGAATTGGTGTATGAAGGTGAGCAAGAAGGAGCGCAAGTAGTTGCAGAAACGTTAATTAAAAATGCCATTAAAACATTATTCCCAACCTATTTTCCAGAGATAAAAAAGCTAGAAAAGCAAAGTGCAGAAACACCTTATGACGATATTATTTCGTGGTTTTTTAATGCTGATGAAGATTTCGAATTGTTAGATGAACATACTGAACAAGAGTATAAAAACGAGTTGGATAAAATTACTCCTTTAAATGCCTTTTTAGAAAAACATCAACCAAATATGAATACAGTAGATGGTTATTTTGTAAAAGAATTTATTCTTTGGGCTTTGGTTGAGTTTAAAAAACTAAGCAAACATCGTTTTGCAGAAGGGACACAATTCAGAGATCCTTATGGTAATTTTATGAGTGGATTGTAG
- a CDS encoding PepSY domain-containing protein, with translation MTISIWRFSHLTLAISATLFITVASLTGIILAFEPISNKINPYNVVDTQTISIAEAIAALQNEYEETITINIDENDFVIANIITKEGKSETIYINPKTGKKVGDLIEKSPLFEFATNLHRSLFLKTTGRFIIGFVSFLLFLISITGTILIVKRQGGFKKIFSKVVKEDFNQYYHIILGKWFLIPIAIITLTGIYLSLEKFSLLPKNKAIHEEITQNSPSSKLKPTEFEIFKTTKLSDITALEFPFSSDEEDYFNITTVNKEFAVHQFNGTIITQKKQGLVSLGSYYSLILHTGKGSIIWSLVLLLSCFAILFFIISGFSMTLKRRKSKTNINNKFTKDKAEFIVLVGSETGSTFNFANAFYNALLKIDKKVFITTLNEYTTYKEAKNIIIFTATYGDGDAPINANKFIEISKKIKQQNILKFAVVGFGSKAYPEFCKFAILAHANLQIHEKFIPTLPIYKIDNQSFESFKIWVKQWSFNNQLVLNIHEEDIKKTSKENIDFKVLEKTNQNVDDTFLLKIKPSKKVKFVSGDLLSISLKNENKNRLYSVAKIDKTILLSIKKHEFGVCSTYLNNLQLNENLSAHIQENKQFHFPKKATEGILIANGTGIAPFLGMIKKNKKKKIHLFWGGKTKESIKIYTDLINIALENKSLSTFKSVFSQEQQEKIYVQYILKNHAKLVVDVLKNGNVIMICGSIAMQKGVESELEKIVNTHLNTSLTEFINRGQIKTDCY, from the coding sequence ATGACAATTTCTATCTGGAGATTTAGCCATTTAACACTCGCTATTTCAGCTACTTTATTTATTACAGTTGCTTCTTTAACAGGAATTATTTTAGCTTTTGAACCCATTTCAAATAAAATAAATCCCTATAATGTAGTTGATACACAAACAATTTCTATTGCAGAAGCCATAGCTGCTTTACAAAATGAATATGAAGAAACGATTACTATAAATATTGATGAAAATGACTTTGTTATTGCTAACATAATTACAAAAGAAGGTAAAAGTGAAACAATTTACATCAACCCAAAAACAGGAAAAAAAGTAGGAGATTTAATTGAAAAATCTCCCTTATTTGAGTTTGCAACTAATTTACATAGGTCTTTATTTTTAAAAACCACAGGAAGGTTTATTATTGGTTTTGTTTCCTTTTTGCTTTTTTTAATTTCAATTACAGGCACAATTTTAATTGTAAAAAGACAAGGTGGTTTTAAAAAGATTTTTTCTAAAGTTGTAAAAGAAGATTTTAACCAATATTATCATATTATATTAGGAAAATGGTTTCTAATCCCAATAGCAATCATTACTTTAACAGGTATTTATTTGTCTTTGGAGAAATTTTCTTTACTTCCAAAAAACAAAGCAATTCATGAAGAAATTACTCAAAATTCACCTTCATCAAAATTAAAACCAACAGAGTTTGAAATTTTTAAAACCACGAAACTAAGTGATATAACAGCATTAGAATTTCCTTTTTCGAGTGATGAAGAAGATTATTTTAATATTACAACTGTGAATAAAGAGTTCGCTGTTCATCAATTTAATGGAACAATTATTACACAAAAAAAACAAGGTTTAGTTTCTTTAGGGAGTTATTATAGCCTTATTTTACATACAGGAAAAGGCTCAATTATTTGGTCTTTAGTTTTATTATTGTCTTGTTTTGCTATCTTATTTTTTATTATTTCTGGGTTTTCAATGACTTTAAAAAGGAGAAAATCTAAAACTAATATCAATAATAAATTCACAAAAGATAAAGCTGAGTTTATAGTGTTGGTAGGTTCTGAAACTGGTAGTACTTTTAATTTTGCAAATGCATTTTACAATGCTTTATTAAAAATCGACAAAAAGGTTTTTATCACCACTTTAAATGAATATACAACTTATAAAGAAGCAAAAAACATCATCATATTTACAGCAACTTATGGAGATGGAGATGCACCCATAAATGCCAATAAATTCATTGAAATTAGCAAAAAAATAAAACAACAAAATATATTAAAATTTGCAGTTGTTGGTTTTGGCTCAAAAGCATATCCTGAGTTTTGCAAGTTTGCAATTTTGGCACACGCTAATTTGCAAATTCATGAAAAATTTATTCCTACACTTCCTATTTACAAAATCGATAACCAATCTTTTGAATCTTTTAAAATTTGGGTTAAACAATGGAGTTTTAACAATCAGTTAGTGTTAAACATTCATGAGGAAGACATCAAAAAAACATCAAAAGAAAACATAGATTTTAAGGTGCTAGAAAAAACAAATCAAAATGTTGATGATACTTTTTTACTAAAAATAAAGCCTTCTAAAAAAGTGAAATTTGTTTCAGGAGATTTGCTTTCCATCAGCCTAAAAAATGAAAATAAAAATCGATTATATTCTGTTGCAAAAATTGACAAAACTATTTTATTAAGCATTAAAAAACATGAGTTTGGGGTTTGCTCAACATATTTAAATAACCTTCAATTAAATGAAAATTTAAGTGCTCATATTCAAGAAAATAAACAGTTTCATTTTCCTAAAAAAGCAACTGAAGGTATCTTAATTGCAAACGGAACAGGAATTGCGCCTTTTTTAGGAATGATCAAAAAAAATAAAAAGAAGAAAATTCATTTATTTTGGGGAGGAAAAACAAAAGAATCTATAAAAATTTATACTGATTTAATCAATATTGCATTAGAAAACAAATCACTATCAACTTTCAAATCTGTGTTTTCTCAAGAGCAGCAAGAAAAAATATACGTTCAGTATATTTTAAAAAATCATGCTAAATTAGTTGTAGATGTTTTAAAAAACGGAAATGTAATTATGATTTGTGGTTCTATTGCCATGCAAAAAGGCGTGGAAAGTGAATTAGAAAAAATTGTAAATACTCATTTAAATACCTCTTTAACTGAATTTATAAATAGAGGTCAAATAAAAACAGATTGCTATTAA